The Diadema setosum chromosome 1, eeDiaSeto1, whole genome shotgun sequence genome has a window encoding:
- the LOC140242434 gene encoding 5-hydroxytryptamine receptor 1F-like, which yields MNNSADSNPLHGESDFTTTEELETTYGDGDASKSELNKPLLIIGYGLVIIVTVAGNLLVIMAFCRYQRVRAIPTNTLIFSLSVCDFLTGLMVLTVNLAWVYRGYWPFGEVFCKFWSALDYTVTCMSSITIVLISLDRFLLVTQKHRYRIVWTRRRVSIICAICWTLTAAIFTVIAFSFRFDLVDYQEECELEAVYLVPATIGLLVFEFAIPFPLIVILNIVVFYQIYQRSGKLKRLRTSLGVPSSVTRHHDDANTEQDGRKLDGADGEARSHVPTVSGVVNHAKLTHTLHDGSLRPPGLPSTYVQSPQPRSDHSGGNRNLTEFRQQQTQYARHRKAAITLSILVGTYLSCWLPYEIISILQARCGDDDCFSEITWETVNGLLWSNAALNPILYGLTNPLLRYHMSCLRCSGSGGRVAPTSVHF from the coding sequence ATGAATAACAGTGCCGATTCCAACCCGTTGCACGGGGAAAGTGATTTCACCACAACTGAAGAATTAGAAACGACGTATGGAGATGGTGACGCGTCCAAATCAGAGTTGAACAAACCCCTCCTGATCATCGGTTACGGACTCGTCATCATCGTCACAGTCGCGGGAAACCTGTTGGTAATCATGGCCTTCTGCCGCTACCAGAGAGTTCGTGCCATTCCGACTAATACGCTCATCTTTAGTCTGAGCGTGTGTGATTTTCTCACAGGGCTCATGGTGCTAACGGTCAATCTTGCGTGGGTCTACAGAGGATACTGGCCATTCGGTGAGGTATTTTGTAAGTTCTGGTCCGCACTGGACTACACTGTGACGTGTATGTCTTCGATCACAATCGTGCTAATTAGCCTCGATCGATTCTTACTCGTGACACAGAAGCACAGGTACCGCATTGTATGGACTCGCAGGCGGGTATCGATCATCTGCGCAATTTGTTGGACCCTCACTGCCGCCATCTTCACCGTCATTGCCTTTTCCTTTCGCTTCGATCTTGTTGACTACCAAGAAGAATGCGAACTGGAGGCCGTATACCTCGTTCCTGCCACCATTGGTCTTCTCGTGTTCGAGTTCGCCATCCCATTTCCCTTGATCGTGATACTGAATATCGTCGTGTTTTACCAAATCTATCAGAGATCAGGGAAACTGAAGCGCCTCAGAACTTCACTGGGAGTCCCTTCTTCTGTTACCCGTCACCATGACGACGCGAACACAGAACAAGACGGCCGTAAGCTGGATGGTGCAGATGGAGAAGCCCGGAGTCATGTTCCTACCGTTTCGGGGGTCGTCAACCACGCCAAGTTGACTCATACTTTACACGATGGCTCGTTGCGACCGCCTGGCTTGCCCTCAACGTACGTTCAAAGTCCTCAACCCCGATCCGATCACAGTGGCGGGAACAGAAACCTGACTGAGTTCCGCCAGCAGCAGACTCAATACGCGCGGCATCGGAAAGCGGCCATCACCCTGTCCATCCTGGTAGGTACCTACCTCTCCTGCTGGCTCCCCTACGAGATTATCAGCATCCTACAGGCTAGGTGTGGCGACGACGACTGTTTCTCTGAGATAACGTGGGAAACCGTAAACGGTCTCCTCTGGTCCAACGCCGCCTTGAATCCCATCCTCTACGGACTGACGAACCCACTGCTTCGCTATCACATGTCATGTCTTCGCTGTAGCGGATCAGGTGGAAGGGTTGCGCCAACGTCGGTGCACTTCTAG
- the LOC140242341 gene encoding uncharacterized protein has product MTFSWEIDDVESLQLIVKRELKNLGIRISKKKDVNRSFQAHSANTLALFGKTLKAYSIIKDESSHCCVPRFLVECVTFLDKHLKQEGIFRVSGSKARQKLLQQKLENGHPIPQDATAADVCSLFKQFFRSLPEPLLTPRLQSALLKGHQSDDATEQRWIILNICYLLPPLHLQTLRFLMLFLHKVGAQNEHNRMDASNLAKVFTPNIMGEITPADKKNPDRVIGLQTSVVKVMIENAKLIGEVPDWMMDRVMIAGHGRSREHLDRLTSEDELEKSDDNLEDSSRSVRRRRRKSGSSFQVLVNGLGHSLGIRNGPASGKNVCRANERSFIYPILSETPKIMKRKASEDLGGSVLSSKRKAMLHKMTMDPQFSKPGLHLHKSQPQGSGTPVTPLQPARPALGETDAITADGETLFRFGTPSIVYADDSFAGHTPSRLAMSEMTSSKGGDHWQETPKSKLRKFKELSAKKLKRRSIVQSFEEGSSVSKSSKGSKTPLCKKKDTKDVGWRLANASPPEGALDTMKLFEAPVRPSPDFSSPSRQRRHVKAPSSPARLLTGASPDLPQPCKKRNVEGWKDAHTPVRQGAIRFSAGESPRVLIVDMHDGQAQSPKVVVVDTHSAIVKGDDLTEEYVKNQQVHTSHLIGRQLGKERISPSVTVSQSTREKIKAAESVYTTLDSDDTLEAKKGPGIANLQASSTDKEQTAGATGKPLMQSVSQVSLSSVLSGISSCSQKSEFSQFGVETLVSSENQQQAPYLETAIGSPCVVECVDATTRPQEDPVRQDQDGIQDVDTKHSFKTAEACGTTPGNASDEMCSANAEPICTSGKSDIGSGQEGGVQELIRTVKDSSSPPNRNEVGLGDSVTAPAFGKLSKSESQDSGKGCSMEDLNEVEGDKHSLNSGCQAQTIVTEEVDVGIGVGEGETGDVVENGDVCKRGESNDCAEIVGKLQVEDEGISKGDCTAHCNDSSGAKPPEEQSSCGELLDIEMDKEETKMGSSLADSSIGQDHGGRDQDIFKIPGSCANKAKDKDVYDIVEALRSDLKKAPSQSQTLPVAGDLPAWKGKHNASIVKANIKLFNSISASHQELDSISRGVERKPRTRGGSQREPTIHPAPRTPLTKSTSMDSGICNVTATMAKDLRRRDMNDSFLAAVGGEPNKKTVSSSASMEDISTPKQTRSGSSRAGGKSRYPIHGSQSMQDISTPTHESQPLTRRSERNTKVVPDMSINKKGEDLASTPKKADELTTPRSIKRRRPVSQKQRAAFLERESFAKLQRQKSFNKGEGEAVTPPVKPLGDNNSPQLGRPRRPAPLDPRRATPLTPVHLAQRTRIRCQGGRKAVIKHRSPVKPVKRLGKSPSPARSRHTPERENRTPKQYPRSPRNPLTLSSPQTRKSKSAVPVHVREEWEL; this is encoded by the exons ATGACGTTTTCTTGGGAAATCGACGACGTTGAATCACTTCAGCTCATCGTAAAACGAGAACTGAAAAACTTAGGTATAAGAATATCCAAGAAGAAAGACGTAAATCGCAGTTTTCAGGCTCAC TCGGCAAATACATTGGCACTATTTGGGAAGACCCTGAAGGCATATTCCATCATCAAAGATGAAAGCTCCCATTGCTGTGTTCCAAG GTTTCTGGTAGAGTGCGTCACATTTCTTGACAAGCACCTGAAGCAGGAGGGTATCTTTCGTGTTTCTGGCTCCAAGGCAAGGCAGAAGTTGCTACAG CAAAAACTGGAGAATGGCCACCCGATTCCTCAGGATGCCACTGCAGCTGATGTCTGCAGCCTCTTCAAGCAGTTCTTCCGGAGCCTGCCAGAACCGCTGCTCACGCCCCGCCTCCAGAGTGCCCTCCTGAAGGGCCACCAATCGGATGATGCCACGGAGCAGCGCTGGATCATCCTAAACATCTGCTACCTCCTGCCGCCGCTCCACCTCCAGACCCTGCGATTCCTCATGCTCTTCCTGCACAAGGTCGGTGCCCAGAACGAGCACAACCGCATGGATGCCTCCAATTTGGCGAAGGTCTTCACGCCAAACATCATGGGTGAGATCACACCTGCAGACAAGAAGAATCCAGACAGAGTGATCGGCCTGCAGACGTCGGTCGTCAAGGTGATGATAGAGAATGCCAAACTGATCGGGGAGGTGCCTGATTGGATGATGGACAGAGTTATGATTGCCGGCCACGGCCGTTCAAGAGAACATCTGGATCGTCTGACATCAGAGGATGAGCTGGAGAAAAGTGATGATAATCTTGAGGACTCCAGCCGTTCTGTTAGGAGGCGGAGAAGGAAGAGTGGTTCATCTTTCCAAG TTCTTGTGAATGGTCTTGGTCACAGTCTTGGTATTCGCAATGGCCCAGCTTCTGGTAA GAATGTCTGCAGAGCTAATGAGAGATCCTTCATTTATCCCATCTTATCAGAGACACCAAAGATCATGAAGAGGAAAGCTAGTGAGGATCTTGGTGGTTCAGTTCTATCCAGCAAGAG GAAAGCCATGCTGCATAAGATGACGATGGATCCCCAGTTCAGCAAGCCAGGCCTTCATCTCCACAAGTCCCAGCCACAGGGCTCCGGAACACCCGTCACACCCCTCCAGCCAGCCAGACCAGCCCTGGGAGAGACAG ATGCCATCACTGCTGACGGGGAGACCCTCTTCCGCTTTGGAACGCCCTCCATCGTCTACGCCGATGACTCGTTTGCGGGGCACACTCCAAGCAGACTGGCCATGAGTGAGATGACCAGCTCAAAGGGTGGTGACCACTGGCAGGAGACGCCAAAGAGCAAGCTGAGAAAATTCAAAGAACTCAGTGCGAAGAAGCTGAAAAG GAGGTCCATTGTACAAAGTTTTGAGGAAGGTTCTTCTGTTTCAAAGTCTTCAAAGGGAAGCAAG ACCCCACTCTGCAAGAAAAAGGACACCAAAGATGTTGGATGGAGGCTGGCCAACGCTTCCCCACCAGAAGGTGCCCTCGACACCATGAAGCTCTTTGAGGCGCCAGTGCGACCAAGTCCAGACTTCAGCAGCCCATCACGGCAGCGCAGACATGTCAAGGCCCCCAGCTCACCGGCCCGGCTCCTCACTGGGGCATCCCCGGACCTGCCCCAGCCCTGCAAAAAGCGAAATGTGGAGGGGTGGAAGGATGCACACACACCCGTGCGTCAGGGAGCGATAAGGTTCTCGGCAGGGGAATCCCCCAGGGTTCTCATTGTGGATATGCATGACGGCCAGGCCCAATCCCCGAAGGTTGTTGTGGTGGACACCCACTCGGCTATTGTAAAGGGGGATGATCTCACTGAAGAGTATGTCAAGAACCAGCAGGTACACACCTCCCACTTGATCGGCAGGCAGCTGGGAAAAGAGCGAATCAGTCCATCAGTGACGGTGTCGCAGAGCACCAGGGAAAAAATTAAGGCTGCAGAAAGTGTCTACACCACTCTTGACTCTGATGATACATTGGAAGCCAAGAAGGGTCCTGGGATAGCTAACTTGCAGGCATCTTCCACGGACAAAGAGCAGACAGCAGGAGCAACAGGGAAGCCACTGATGCAATCAGTGAGTCAGGTTAGCCTGTCCAGTGTATTGTCTGGCATCAGCAGCTGCAGTCAGAAATCAGAGTTCAGTCAGTTTGGGGTTGAAACACTTGTATCATCAGAGAACCAGCAACAGGCCCCATACCTAGAAACTGCCATTGGCTCTCCATGTGTTGTTGAGTGTGTAGATGCAACAACCAGACCACAAGAAGATCCTGTCAGGCAAGACCAGGATGGCATACAGGATGTGGACACTAAGCACTCTTTTAAAACAGCAGAGGCCTGTGGTACTACCCCTGGGAATGCCTCTGATGAGATGTGCAGTGCAAATGCTGAACCGATTTGTACTTCTGGGAAGAGTGACATCGGCAGTGGCCAGGAAGGTGGTGTCCAGGAGTTGATAAGAACTGTGAAAGATTCCAGCAGTCCACCAAACCGAAATGAAGTGGGTTTGGGAGATTCCGTCACTGCTCCTGCATTTGGAAAGCTCTCCAAATCTGAGTCACAAGACAGTGGCAAGGGATGTTCCATGGAGGATCTCAATGAAGTAGAGGGTGATAAACACTCATTGAATTCAGGTTGCCAAGCCCAAACCATTGTGACAGAGGAAGTGGATGTTGGCATTGGGGTTGGAGAGGGTGAGACCGGAGACGTTGTAGAAAATGGAGATGTATGCAAGAGGGGAGAGTCCAATGACTGTGCAGAAATAGTTGGCAAACTACAAGTTGAGGATGAAGGGATTAGTAAAGGAGACTGTACTGCACATTGTAATGATTCCAGCGGTGCAAAACCACCAGAAGAGCAAAGCAGCTGTGGGGAGTTGCTTGATATTGAGATGGATAAAGAAGAGACTAAGATGGGAAGTTCATTAGCTGATTCCTCAATAGGACAGGATCATGGTGGCAGGGACCAGGACATCTTTAAGATTCCTGGGAGCTGTGCCAACAAAGCAAAGGACAAAGATGTGTATGACATTGTTGAAGCTCTAAGATCTGACTTGAAGAAAGCTCCGAGCCAGTCGCAGACATTGCCAGTGGCTGGAGACCTGCCAGCGTGGAAGGGCAAGCATAACGCTAGCATTGTCAAGGCCAACATCAAGCTGTTCAATTCCATCTCGGCGAGTCATCAAGAACTGGACTCCATTTCGAGGGGCGTGGAGAGAAAGCCCCGAACCAGAGGAGGCAGTCAGAGGGAACCGACAATCCATCCCGCACCCCGTACTCCGCTGACCAAATCAACCAGCATGGACAGTGGCATATGCAACGTCACCGCTACCATGGCGAAGGACTTGAGGAGGAGAGACATGAATGACTCCTTCCTGGCAGCTGTAGGAGGAGAACCCAACAAGAAGACAGTATCATCCTCTGCCTCAATGGAGGACATCTCCACACCAAAGCAGACTAGGAGTGGCTCTTCCAGGGCTGGTGGGAAATCTCGCTACCCAATTCATGGGTCACAGTCAATGCAGGACATCAGCACACCCACACATGAGAGCCAGCCCTTGACTCGACGCTCTGAGAGAAATACAAAGGTCGTGCCAGACATGTCAATCAATAAGAAAGGGGAAGATCTTGCATCAACTCCCAAGAAAGCTGACGAGCTTACCACACCACGATCCATCAAACGTCGTCGACCTGTCTCACAGAAGCAGAGGGCAGCCTTCCTGGAGAGAGAGTCTTTTGCCAAACTACAGAGGCAAAAGTCCTTCAACAAAGGGGAGGGCGAGGCCGTCACTCCACCAGTCAAGCCCCTGGGTGACAACAACTCCCCTCAGCTGGGTCGGCCCAGAAGACCGGCACCGCTCGATCCTCGCAGAGCCACCCCACTCACTCCAGTGCACTTGGCCCAGAGGACAAGGATTCGCTGTCAGGGTGGCAGGAAGGCGGTCATCAAGCACAGATCTCCTGTGAAGCCGGTCAAGCGGCTGGGAAAGTCTCCCTCGCCTGCCAGGTCCAGACACACCCCGGAACGGGAGAACAGGACCCCAAAACAGTACCCAAGGTCTCCTCGGAACCCTCTGACGCTCTCCTCACCGCAGACTAGAAAGTCAAAAAGTGCTGTGCCTGTGCATGTCAGAGAAGAATGGGAGTTGTAA